One Paralichthys olivaceus isolate ysfri-2021 chromosome 8, ASM2471397v2, whole genome shotgun sequence genomic region harbors:
- the LOC109639592 gene encoding axin-1-like, whose protein sequence is MSVVREIHGIGYRGGGGVVASLSGPTHFTEDAPRPPVPGEEGSDVDPPVQSANTRPNTLSQTLGYPPSSLLSKMGDPSSYTPSSSSATPRRPDLDLGYEPEGSASPTPPYLKWAESLHSLLDDQEGIQLFRTFLCQEGCADLLDFWFACSGFRKTSQEKRLKLAKAIYRKYIVDGSGIVSRQIKAPTKSFIRDCVGRPHPDPAMFEQAQTEIQAMMEENTYPLFLKSDLYLEYTRTGGESPKPNPSDQSPSSGPAKPVPGYLPTLAEDEEWRCGGGGVREVEEEKDEEECGDTPAGRLTQSLLMQTAPQRVTAGRRRQDSREFRPWREPVNPYYANMGYARAPATSANDSEQQSMSSDADTLSLTDSSVDGIPPYRYRKQHRKEMHESAKANGRVPLPHIPRTYRMPKDIHVEPERFAAQLISRLETVLREREAQERLEERLKRVRLEEEGDDADISVTTSMSSHSIPLPLPSSFPPLYGARYSETTANTATVATYGGLVAMEDSHDDDPESILDDHVSRVMKTPGCQSPGATNSTLGGGGRHTPPKSSRSPDGGTGPPHFPPHRGGGHSLPAAGVKGLHHHKQPYHHRGREGQEETGSRSQPNFMWNGDPAGQYAGRSRNYADGAGASTHEGMGYSSKGSTLPRRGCKKTAETSGKVEESGRGQETQVPHEDLERNQKILQWMMEGDRQRKSSHGGSTSSSRRTGTSSESPRPTSVERPGAVHPWVSAQLRNNPSSVSTAIPGSSSTQVQPSHPFIQDPAMPPNPAPNPLTQLEEARRRLEEERRRNALQQAKQRHKSGKRQVCENITVAYYFCGEPIPYRTSVKGRVVTLGQFKELLTKKGHYRFYFKKVSDEFDCGVVFEEVRDDDAILPIFEEKIIGKVEKVD, encoded by the exons ATGAGTGTTGTCAGAGAAATACATGGGATTGGGTAcaggggtggtgggggggtcgTAGCCTCTCTGAGCGGCCCTACCCACTTTACTGAGGATGCTCCGAGACCCCCTGTTCCTGGCGAGGAGGGGTCTGATGTGGACCCTCCGGTCCAGTCAGCCAACACCCGTCCGAACACCCTTTCCCAAACCCTCGGTTATCCCCCCTCATCCTTGTTATCTAAAATGGGGGATCCATCAAGTTACACACCCTCCTCGTCGTCAGCGACTCCACGTCGCCCGGATCTGGACTTGGGGTATGAACCTGAGGGCTCCGCTTCACCGACTCCACCTTACCTGAAGTGGGCTGAGTCGCTTCACTCTCTCCTAGACGACCAGGAAGGCATCCAGCTGTTCCGAACCTTCCTGTGCCAGGAAGGGTGTGCGGACCTCCTGGACTTCTGGTTCGCCTGCTCAGGGTTCAGGAAGACCAGCCAAGAGAAGAGGTTAAAGCTGGCCAAGGCCATCTACAGGAAGTACATTGTAGACGGAAGTGGGATTGTCTCCAGGCAGATCAAAGCACCCACCAAGAGCTTCATCAGAGACTGCGTGGGGAGGCCGCATCCAGACCCTGCCATGTTTGAACAG GCCCAGACAGAGATCCAGGCCATGATGGAGGAGAACACCTACCCTTTGTTCCTGAAGTCGGATCTGTATCTGGAATACACGCGGACGGGAGGAGAGAGCCCCAAACCGAACCCCAGTGATCAGAGCCCGTCATCTGGGCCAGCTAAGCCTGTACCTGGGTACTTACCCACACTggctgaggatgaggagtgGAG gtgtgggggaggaggagtgagagaagtggaagaagagaaagacgaggaggagtgTGGAGACACACCAGCTGGGAGGCTGACTCAGAGCCTGCTGATGCAAACAGCACCACAGAGAGTCACGGCcggcaggaggaggcaggacagCAGGgagttcag ACCGTGGAGGGAGCCGGTAAACCCATACTACGCAAATATGGGCTACGCTCGCGCTCCAGCCACCAGTGCCAAtgacagtgagcagcagagcaTGTCGAGCGATGCGGACACACTGTCGCTGACCGACAGCAGCGT AGATGGTATTCCTCCATACAGATATCGGAAGCAGCATCGCAAAGAGATGCATGAAAGTGCCAAAGCCAATGGACGCGTGCCCCTACCTCATATACCT CGCACGTACCGCATGCCAAAGGACATCCACGTAGAGCCTGAGAGGTTTGCAGCGCAGCTCATCAGCAGGCTGGAGACggtcctcagagagagagaggctcagGAACGACTCGAAGAGAGGCTGAAGAGAGTACGACTG GAAGAAGAGGGCGACGATGCTGACATCTCCGTGACAACCTCCATGTCTTCTCATAGCATACCACTCCCTCTCCCCTCATCGTTTCCACCTCTCTACGGAGCCCGTTATTCAGAGACCACTGCTAACACGGCAACAGTCGCCACTTATGGCGGCCTGGTTGCCATGGAGGATTCCCACGACGACGACCCGGAGTCGATCTTGGATGACCATGTGTCGCGCGTGATGAAAACACCAGGCTGCCAGTCGCCAGGGGCAACCAACAGCACCTTAGGAGGAGGGGGTCGACACACTCCACCCAAATCATCACGCTCACCTGATGGGGGCACCGGACCGCCTCACTTCCCCCCACACCGAGGAGGAGGTCACAGTCTTCCTGCTGCCGGAGTCAAAG GTTTGCATCACCACAAGCAGCCGTACCACCACAGAGGACGAGAAGGGCAGGAGGAGACGGGCTCAAGGTCCCAGCCCAACTTCATGTGGAACGGAGACCCAGCCGGTCAGTATGCAGGAAGAAGTCGGAACTATGCCGACGGGGCCGGAGCCAGCACGCATGAGGGGATGGGTTACAG TAGTAAAGGGAGCACGCTACCACGGCGAGGTTGTAAGAAGACTGCAGAGACATCGGGCAAAGTCGAAGAGAGTGGGCGGGGTCAGGAGACACAGGTGCCACATGAGGATCTGGAGAGAAACCAGAAGATCCTGCAGTGGATGATGGAAGGAGACAGACAAAGGAAGAGCTCCCATGG CGgcagcaccagcagctccaggagGACGGGAACCAGCAGCGAGTCACCGCGTCCAACTTCAGTGGAGCGACCTGGAGCTGTGCACCCCTGGGTCTCTGCCCAACTGCGCAACAACCCCTCTTCGGTGTCCACCGCCATCCCCGGCTCATCGTCCACCCAGGTCCAGCCCTCGCACCCTTTCATCCAGGACCCAGCTATGCCCCCCAACCCAGCTCCCAACCCCCTCACCCAGCTGGAGGAGGCTAGGAGgagactggaggaggagaggaggaggaatgcaCTACAGCAGGCCAAGCAGAG GCATAAGTCTGGTAAGCGCCAAGTGTGTGAGAACATAACGGTCGCCTACTACTTTTGTGGAGAGCCGATCCCATACAGAACATCAGTCAAAGGCCGTGTGGTGACTTTAGGCCAGTTCAAGGAGCTGCTTACCAAAAAGGGCCACTACAG GTTCTACTTTAAGAAAGTGAGCGACGAGTTTGACTGTGGTGTGGTGTTTGAGGAAGTCCGCGACGATGACGCCATCCTGCCGATCTTCGAGGAGAAGATCATCGGGAAGGTGGAGAAGGTCGACTGA